The Carassius carassius chromosome 2, fCarCar2.1, whole genome shotgun sequence genome has a segment encoding these proteins:
- the LOC132106995 gene encoding midkine-B-like, whose product MRGLFSTIIVVLVVFMIMTTEAGKNKKEKNKGGKGASDCVEWRYGSCVANNGDCGAGTREATCNEQTKKVKCRMPCNWKKDFGPDCKYKFGNWGECDTATSTKSRSGTLVKALYNADCQLTISVSKPCTTKVKNKPKGKKGKGKGN is encoded by the exons ATGCGTGGCCTGTTCTCCACCATCATCGTGGTGCTAGTGGTTTTTATGATCATGACCACAGAGGCTGGAAAAAACAAGAAAG AGAAGAATAAAGGAGGTAAGGGTGCTTCGGACTGTGTGGAGTGGCGCTATGGCAGTTGTGTGGCCAATAACGGGGACTGTGGAGCAGGCACAAGAGAAGCCACCTGCAATGAGCAGACCAAGAAAGTCAAATGCCGAATGCCCTGCAACTGGAAGAAAGACTTTGGAC CCGACTGCAAGTATAAGTTTGGTAACTGGGGCGAGTGTGACACAGCCACAAGCACAAAGAGCCGCTCTGGCACTCTGGTAAAGGCTCTCTACAACGCTGACTGCCAGCTAACCATCTCTGTGTCCAAACCCTGCACCACCAAGGTCAAAAACAAACCCAAAG GAAAGAAAGGCAAGGGGAAAGGGAACTAA
- the LOC132106985 gene encoding muscarinic acetylcholine receptor M4-like, with amino-acid sequence MNVTNSTEAEGLAPWNFNGLLSNVSNDVNFSCNSSSTNGSCAAVVADSYSPNRTVEMVFIALVTGSLSFVTVVGNILVMLSIKVNRHLQTVNNYFLFSLACADLIIGVFSMNLYTVYIIKGYWPLGPVVCDLWLALDYVVSNASVMNLLIISFDRYFCVTKPLSYPARRTTKMAGLMIASAWILSFILWAPAILFWQFIVGERTVTPGECYIQFLSNPAVTFGTAIAAFYLPVVIMTVLYVHISLASRSRVSKQNPEAKKEKKGPKSSGLLKSHILKQNNNNQSPPKPSLDTCSTVDTMKNGKLDESVVSAKADSCVQPEEKESSNDSSTVSIAPKEPKERANSEVTSEAGLTPVPTAAPKLNPQSKWSKIKIVTKQAGDECITAIEIVPPNSATERRSIPVNRPRTVARKFASIARSQVKRKRQMAAREKKVTKTIFAILLAFIITWTPYNVMVLISTFCQSCVPDTVWAIGYWLCYVNSTINPACYALCNATFKKTFKNLLMCQYKNIGTR; translated from the coding sequence GCTTACTGAGCAACGTATCCAATGATGTAAACTTCAGTTGCAACAGCAGCAGTACCAATGGCTCATGTGCAGCGGTTGTGGCGGACAGTTACAGCCCAAACAGGACGGTGGAGATGGTCTTCATTGCACTGGTTACAGGATCTCTCAGTTTTGTCACCGTTGTGGGCAACATCCTTGTCATGCTCTCAATCAAGGTCAATCGACACCTACAGACCGTCAACAACTACTTCCTTTTCAGCCTGGCCTGTGCAGATCTCATCATCGGTGTGTTCTCCATGAACCTTTACACCGTCTACATCATCAAGGGCTACTGGCCGCTCGGCCCTGTTGTGTGTGACCTGTGGCTTGCACTGGATTATGTGGTCAGCAACGCTTCTGTCATGAACCTGTTAATCATCAGCTTCGACCGATACTTCTGTGTGACCAAACCCCTGAGTTATCCCGCACGCAGAACCACCAAGATGGCCGGCCTCATGATTGCCTCCGCCTGGATCCTGTCTTTCATCCTGTGGGCTCCTGCTATCCTGTTCTGGCAGTTCATCGTTGGAGAACGGACTGTAACGCCTGGTGAATGTTACATCCAGTTCCTTTCCAACCCCGCAGTCACGTTCGGCACGGCAATCGCTGCATTCTACCTGCCAGTGGTCATCATGACGGTGCTTTATGTGCACATCTCTCTGGCCAGCCGCAGCCGTGTGTCCAAGCAGAACCCTGAGGCAAAGAAGGAGAAGAAAGGCCCAAAATCTAGTGGTCTCCTCAAGAGTCACATCTTGAAGCAGAACAACAATAATCAGTCTCCTCCTAAACCTAGCCTGGATACCTGTTCTACAGTGGACACCATGAAGAACGGTAAACTAGACGAGTCTGTGGTGTCCGCTAAAGCTGACTCCTGCGTGCAGCCGGAGGAGAAGGAGAGCTCGAATGACTCCAGCACAGTCAGCATAGCTCCTAAAGAGCCTAAAGAACGAGCGAACAGTGAGGTGACTTCAGAGGCCGGCTTGACACCCGTGCCCACCGCCGCACCTAAACTCAACCCTCAATCCAAATGGTCCAAGATCAAGATAGTCACCAAACAAGCGGGAGACGAGTGCATCACAGCCATCGAGATCGTCCCACCTAACAGTGCCACTGAGAGGCGCTCCATTCCTGTGAACCGTCCCCGCACAGTGGCGCGCAAGTTTGCCAGCATCGCCCGCAGCCAGGTGAAGAGGAAAAGGCAGATGGCGGCACGAGAGAAGAAAGTGACAAAGACAATATTTGCCATCCTGCTGGCCTTCATTATCACATGGACGCCATACAATGTAATGGTTTTAATAAGCACATTCTGCCAGTCGTGCGTTCCAGACACAGTCTGGGCCATTGGCTACTGGCTCTGCTACGTCAACAGCACCATCAACCCCGCTTGCTATGCACTCTGTAACGCCACCTTCAAAAAGACCTTCAAAAACCTGCTCATGTGCCAGTATAAGAACATCGGCACCAGATGA